The Microbacterium sp. LWH7-1.2 genome window below encodes:
- a CDS encoding C4-type zinc ribbon domain-containing protein, translating into MNASPADQRRLVEVAQLDARIRQADNARKNPPQAGRVQELLGRRQELSQELGTRLGARDDLRTELSRIESDVAVVDARAARDAGRLAASTNSKEAQGLESELAALARRKSDLEDAELAVMERLETADAAIAEQEGLIAATNAEGAELSADGKRAVAEATAAFEAATRDRAAIAGSVPADLLALYDRLAVRSAGAAFLRRRTCEGCHMVLAGTDLQVLRQAGENDVVTCPECGCILVRDDESGL; encoded by the coding sequence GTGAACGCCAGCCCCGCAGACCAGCGCCGCCTCGTCGAGGTCGCCCAGCTCGACGCCCGCATCCGCCAGGCCGACAACGCCCGTAAGAACCCGCCGCAGGCGGGTCGCGTGCAGGAGCTGCTGGGCCGGCGTCAGGAGCTCTCGCAGGAGCTGGGAACGCGCCTCGGTGCCAGGGACGATCTGCGCACCGAGCTGTCGCGCATCGAGTCCGATGTCGCCGTGGTCGACGCCCGCGCGGCACGCGATGCGGGCCGCCTGGCGGCCTCGACCAACTCGAAGGAGGCACAGGGGCTCGAGAGCGAGCTGGCCGCCCTCGCCCGCCGCAAGAGCGATCTCGAAGACGCGGAGCTCGCCGTGATGGAGCGTCTCGAGACCGCCGACGCCGCCATCGCCGAGCAGGAGGGCCTCATCGCGGCGACCAACGCCGAGGGCGCCGAGCTGAGCGCCGACGGCAAGCGTGCCGTCGCCGAGGCGACGGCGGCCTTCGAGGCAGCCACCCGTGACCGCGCGGCCATCGCAGGCAGCGTCCCCGCCGACCTTCTCGCCTTGTACGACCGCCTCGCGGTCCGCAGCGCGGGCGCGGCGTTCCTGCGCCGGCGCACGTGCGAGGGCTGCCACATGGTGCTCGCCGGCACCGACCTGCAGGTGCTGCGCCAGGCCGGCGAGAACGACGTGGTGACGTGCCCCGAGTGCGGCTGCATCCTCGTGCGCGACGACGAATCCGGGCTGTGA